A single region of the Brassica rapa cultivar Chiifu-401-42 chromosome A03, CAAS_Brap_v3.01, whole genome shotgun sequence genome encodes:
- the LOC103855914 gene encoding coiled-coil domain-containing protein 25: MVFYFKARPDAGDYTIFMGLDKFENEELIKYGFPEDVWFHVDKMSSAHVYLRLHKGQGFDDINEGVLEDCAQLVKANSIQGNKVNNVDVVYTPWSNLKKTASMDVGQVGFHNSKMVRTIRVEKRVNDIVNRLNKTKVERTPDLRAEREAVNAAERAERKQHLREKKKREEIERLEKERQAEMRSYKGLMVTDKMTSNKDIASSNKSLQELEDDFM, encoded by the exons ATGGTGTTCTACTTCAAGGCTCGTCCAGATGCTGGGGACTACACCATCTTCATGGGGCTTGATAAGTTTGAGAACGAGGAGCTCATCAAGTACGGCTTCCCCGAAGACGTCTG GTTTCACGTTGACAAAATGTCCTCAGCTCACGTTTACCTAAGGCTTCATAAAGGCCAGGGTTTTGATGACATTAACGAAGGTGTGCTGGAGGactgtgctcagcttgtgaaaGCCAACTCCATTCAAG GCAACAAGGTGAACAACGTCGATGTTGTGTACACTCCCTGGTCCAACTTGAAGAAAACCGCCTCCATGGATGTTGGTCAAGTTGGTTTCCACAACTCAAAGATG GTCCGGACTATCAGAGTGGAGAAACGAGTCAATGATATAGTTAACAGgttgaacaaaacaaaagttgAGAGAACCCCTGATCTGAGAG CCGAGAGAGAAGCAGTGAACGCTGCAGAGAGAGCTGAGAGGAAGCAACACCTGAGGGAGAAG AAGAAACGTGAAGAGATAGAGAGGCTGGAGAAGGAGAGGCAAGCAGAGATGAGGAGCTACAAGGGGTTGATGGTAACTGATAAAATGACATCCAACAAAGACATTGCTTCGAGCAACAAATCGCTTCAAGAACTCGAAGACGATTTCATGTAA
- the LOC103855916 gene encoding transcription factor MYB3R-4 — MESECATTISTPPPDGLTEGNPPKSRQGRTSGPTRRSTRGQWTAEEDEILRKAVHNFKGKNWKKIAEYFKDRTDVQCLHRWQKVLNPELVKGPWTKEEDDMIVQLIQKYGPKKWSTIARYLPGRIGKQCRERWHNHLNPAINKEAWTQEEELVLIRAHQVYGNRWAELTKFLPGRSDNGIKNHWHSSVKKKLDSYMSSGLLDQYQAMPLAPYERSSISLDCNGCVSGQAEKEVENCQISSVAGCSISARDYQNGMINMEHHFHPCENYHKNEYYYPELENISVSISELSYDMEDCSQFPDHNVSSQDYHFDFQELSDISLEMRHSMSELPMPYAKESKEASLGGANSTSNRDVATYTNTANVSETECCRILFVDQESEGLSVSRPSTQEPNEVSSTKSPMQSSSSKSIATSASGKETLRPAPLIISPDKYSKKSSELICHPLEAEPNSMTSVNGTFITCANNSSEEDQSYHLNDSKKLVPVNDFASLAEVKPHSLPKHEPAEQQHHEDMGASSSSLSFPSLDLPVFNSDLLQSKNDPLHDYSPLGIRKLLMSTMTCMSPLRLWESPTGKKTLVGAKSILRKRTRDLLTPLSEKRSDKKLEIDIAASLSKDFSRLDVMFDESESREDSMSLEKPEQSCLDASVKEKGVENVESVSAVLCESNTNKQVLSPPGQSVSKSEKAQVSTPRNHLHSSASLCLVINSPSRARNTEGHHVDNETRNENFSIFCGTPFRRGLESPSAWKSPFYVNSLLHSPRFDTDITIEDMGYIFSPGERSYGSIGLMTQRDEHTSAFAAFDAMEVSLSASNYDDARKMKELDKENNDPLLAERRVLDFNDCESPTKVTEEPSSSYLLKGCR, encoded by the exons ATGGAAAGTGAGTGTGCAACAACAATCTCAACTCCTCCTCCTGATGGGCTTACTGAAGGGAACCCCCCGAAGTCACGTCAAGG GAGGACTAGTGGCCCTACAAGACGTTCTACTCGAGGCCAGTGGACAGCAGAAGAG GATGAGATTTTGAGGAAAGCTGTCCAcaattttaaaggaaaaaactGGAAGAAGATAG CTGAATATTTCAAGGATCGAACTGATGTCCAATGCCTCCACAGGTGGCAGAAGGTCCTTAATCCTGAACTTGTTAAAGGGCCATGGACAAAGGAG GAAGATGATATGATTGTTCAGTTAATCCAAAAGTATGGGCCTAAGAAATGGTCCACTATTGCTCGGTATTTACCTGGCCGTATTGGAAAGCAATGTAGAGAGAG GTGGCATAATCATCTCAATCCTGCCATAAACAAGGAAGCTTGGACTCAAGAAGAAGAGCTGGTTCTGATTCGTGCTCATCAAGTCTACGGTAATAGATGGGCAGAGTTAACAAAGTTCTTGCCTGGAAG GTCAGACAATGGAATCAAAAACCACTGGCACAGTTCAGTTAAGAAGAAACTAGATTCCTATATGTCCTCTGGCCTTTTGGATCAGTACCAAGCCATGCCTCTAGCTCCTTATGAGAGAAGCTCCATATCTTTAGATTGTAATGGCTGCGTAAGTGGACAGGCagagaaagaagtagaaaaCTGTCAGATTTCAAGCGTGGCTGGCTGCTCTATATCTGCAAGGGATTATCAAAATGGAATGATAAACATGGAGCATCACTTTCACCCCTGTGAAAACTATCACAAGAATGAGTATTATTATCCGGAACTGGAAAATATCTCGGTCTCCATCTCAGAACTCTCTTATGACATGGAGGACTGTTCACAATTCCCTGATCATAATGTCTCAAGCCAGGATTACCATTTTGATTTTCAGGAGCTGTCTGATATATCACTGGAGATGAGACATAGTATGTCAGAGTTACCAATGCCATACGCCAAGGAGAGCAAGGAAGCTTCTCTTGGAGGTGCAAACTCCACATCTAATAGAGATGTGGCTACTTACACCAACACAGCAAACGTTTCTGAAACGGAATGTTGCAGGATCCTTTTCGTTGATCAAGAGAGTGAAGGGCTCAGTGTTTCTAGACCTTCGACTCAAGAGCCAAACGAGGTTTCTTCAACCAAATCTCCTATGCAGAGCTCTTCCTCAAAGTCTATTGCAACATCTGCCTCAGGCAAAGAAACTCTCCGGCCGGCTCCTTTGATCATATCACCTGATAAGTACTCCAAGAAGTCATCTGAACTAATATGTCATCCTCTTGAGGCAGAACCAAACTCCATGACAAGTGTAAATGGTACCTTCATTACTTGTGCTAATAACTCCAGTGAAGAAGATCAATCATATCATTTGAATGATTCCAAGAAGTTGGTTCCAGTGAACGACTTTGCTTCTCTAGCAGAAGTCAAGCCACACTCTCTTCCTAAGCATGAGCCAGCCGAGCAGCAGCATCATGAGGATATGGGAGCATCATCATCAAGTCTCTCTTTCCCCAGCTTGGACCTACCTGTCTTCAACAGTGATCTCTTACAGTCCAAAAACGATCCTTTGCACGACTACAGCCCTCTCGGCATACGCAAGCTACTGATGTCGACCATGACGTGCATGAGTCCCCTCCGGCTGTGGGAATCTCCCACTGGCAAAAAGACGTTGGTTGGTGCGAAGTCAATCCTGAGGAAACGCACACGGGATCTGCTGACGCCGCTGTCTGAGAAAAGAAGTGATAAGAAGCTTGAGATTGATATAGCAGCCAGTCTTTCAAAAGACTTTTCACGCCTAGATGTGATGTTTGATGAGAGTGAGAGTCGAGAAGATTCAATGTCTCTTGAAAAACCAGAGCAATCTTGCTTGGATGCAAGTGTCAAGGAGAAGGGTGTTGAAAAT GTTGAAAGTGTTTCTGCTGTTCTTTGTGAGAGCAATACCAACAAGCAGGTACTCTCTCCTCCTGGTCAATCAGTAAGCAAATCAGAGAAAGCACAAGTTTCAACACCAAGAAATCATTTACATTCTTCTGCAAGTCTTTGTTTGGTAATCAATTCGCCTTCTCGCGCGAGAAACACCGAGGGTCATCATGTTGACAACGAGACACGCAATGAGAATTTCAGCAT TTTCTGTGGAACTCCATTCAGGAGAGGTCTTGAATCTCCCTCGGCGTGGAAATCACCGTTTTACGTAAACTCTCTCTTGCACAGCCCAAGGTTTGACACAGATATAACTATCGAG GACATGGGCTACATTTTCAGCCCTGGGGAGAGAAGCTACGGGAGCATAGGACTTATGACACAGAGAGATGAGCATACGAGTGCGTTTGCAGCATTCGATGCCATGGAGGTCTCACTTTCAGCAAGTAACTATGATGATGCAAGGAAGATGAAGGAATTGGATAAAGAGAATAATGATCCTCTTCTG GCGGAGCGTCGAGTGCTGGACTTCAACGATTGCGAGTCTCCCACCAAAGTAACAGAAGAACCCTCATCCTCTTACCTCTTGAAAGGATGTAGGTAA
- the LOC103855917 gene encoding protein EMBRYONIC FLOWER 1 isoform X1: MSSSIKINSISIDLAGAANEINMVKCDHFSIRGFVAETRERDHRKCWPFSEESVTLGNQQSYPLPSLSVPKFRWWRCMSCIKDINADGIKDLGLHANSTSISGEKLDETSSVIPSQGKLNPLTITDQERERDNDIAGSAVVENENVNCERSQKDDQTVAATTLVKKVHPPSMDASTVRNKIRKLASREQVGNKRSKVSNSSTDTSSWKEKQNVTTFASSEIAGVVDDTPPKAIKNRHKDDKVSSESINLGFQRRKTRKVRLLSELIVDPETKATGGSNNIRQEESSSSSKARGRKRKVPPENNYVSRKLSKGGATSDQGDSDSADSGFDRDLIKGKKKNRRFQVVDEFVPSLPSQEGVHENDAAGPSKSALSKDKDSVPQRAEKKLKKKKNKPAIKDNEKSSLISFSSINTSYQSPRDLMNEERVGNSLDDRLAAEGYFRKPIPPQVNDRPENAHVRQRDAEASSLQEFGSSSRPNTGGWLRTGVDAVDFSTNNNNNTDKGFADLFSVLQKEASGADRKGKTVMVQEHHEPLGSQSHDRNENTPEEANDDITLEIAELMAKNQYERCLPDKEDDVSNKQPPTQEETPHRSKNALLIDLNETYDNETSLEDNNNNTSRPQQKPLDFFPLRQPYVPSSPFGIFPPPTQENRSNSIRFSSGHNNPQWLGNVPAMANQHPSSSSYRVLRGCNTCYQSVPHQYREPASSHQIWPPSIVQRPQCHHHQTPVSSFNMDQSTRLGPTNNNTWNLNFVTPNGKQRCDGNRSMDANESSIPALNLLSLMDPRLRSSNAPVDHHGNANFTRRHFPPSKERIGIETGDSSKTAYPSKQSPFNFYSNGYAPEASRKSFPIGPPLGTSSFSFQNAQAAAPWSHHHHHHQEQKNKSKDAVFPGSNDQGRFQILRGSNSVKLPLKEMNQKRRAESSSNASALPPKNSSASFVCSVNRNPADFTVAEPGNVYMLTSENLKVVRKRAPYKTKASLCKEDAMKQSKKTVGPVTENA; encoded by the exons ATGAGTTCCTCCATTAAGATCAACTCGATATCAATAGATCTCGCAGGCGCTGCCAACGAGATTAATATGGTAAAATGTGATCACTTCTCCATACG TGGATTCGTAGCTGAAACGCGTGAGAGAGACCATAGAAAATGTTGGCCATTCTCAGAAGAAAGTGTTACTTTGGGGAATCAACAAAGCTATCCCCTTCCTTCTTTATCTGTTCCAAAGTTTAGATGGTGGCGTTGTATGAGCTGCATCAAAGATATCAATGCTGATGGGATAAAGG ATTTAGGACTGCATGCAAACTCAACAAGTATAAGCGGGGAAAAGCTAGATGAAACCTCTTCGGTTATCCCTAGTCAAGGCAAATTGAATCCACTAACTATCACCGATCAGGAGAGAGAAAGGGACAATGATATTGCAG GTAGTGCTGTTGTGGAGAATGAGAATGTAAACTGTGAAAGATCTCAGAAGGATGATCAGACAG TTGCAGCTACTACGTTAGTCAAGAAAGTTCATCCTCCATCTATGGATGCTTCTACTGTTAGAAACAAGATCAGAAAGCTTGCGAGTCGAGAACAAGTAGGCAACAAGAGATCTAAAGTAAGCAACTCATCAACGGATACTAGCAGCTGGAAAGAGAAACAAAACGTGACAACTTTTGCATCATCAGAGATAGCTGGTGTGGTTGATGATACACCACCTAAGGCAATCAAGAATCGTCATAAAGACGACAAGGTGTCATCAGAGAGTATAAATCTTGGGTTCCAGCGTAGGAAAACTCGCAAGGTTCGTCTACTCAGCGAGCTGATAGTTGACCCCGAGACCAAAGCTACTGGTGGTAGTAACAATATAAGACAAGaagagtcttcttcttcttcgaaggCTAGAGGTAGAAAAAGAAAGGTACCACCTGAAAACAACTATGTCAGCCGGAAACTAAGCAAAGGCGGCGCAACTTCTGATCAAGGTGATAGTGATTCAGCAGATAGTGGGTTTGACAGAGATCTTATTAAGGGTAAGAAGAAGAACAGAAGATTCCAGGTTGTTGACGAGTTTGTACCATCACTTCCTTCTCAAGAGGGAGTCCATGAGAATGATGCAGCAGGTCCTAGTAAGAGTGCTTTATCCAAGGATAAAGATTCGGTTCCTCAGAGAGCAGAGAAGAagctcaagaagaagaaaaacaagcCTGCAATAAAGGATAACGAGAAGAGTAGCCTGATCAGTTTTAGTTCCATAAATACAAGCTACCAATCTCCTAGAGATTTAATGAATGAAGAAAGGGTAGGTAATTCACTTGACGACCGTTTGGCTGCAGAAGGGTATTTCAGAAAACCTATCCCTCCTCAGGTTAATGATAGGCCGGAGAATGCACATGTGAGGCAAAGAGATGCAGAAGCAAGCAGTCTTCAAGAGTTTGGTTCCTCTTCTAGACCAAACACAGGTGGATGGTTGAGAACTGGAGTGGATGCTGTTGACTTCagcaccaacaacaacaacaatactGATAAAGGCTTTGCAGATCTATTTTCTGTGCTGCAAAAG GAAGCTTCTGGTGCAGACAGAAAGGGGAAGACAGTAATGGTCCAAGAACATCATGAACCACTCGGAAGCCAAAGCCATGATAGAAATGAGAACACACCTGAAGAGGCAAACGATGATATCACCTTGGAGATAGCCGAGCTCATGGCTAAAAACCAATACGAGAGGTGTCTTCCTGACAAAGAAGATGACGTAAGCAACAAGCAACCACCAACACAAGAAGAGACACCACACAGATCCAAGAACGCTCTCCTGATTGATCTTAACGAAACCTATGATAACGAGACCTCACTGGAggataacaacaacaacacatcaAGACCGCAGCAGAAACCTCTAGACTTCTTCCCATTAAGACAGCCTTACGTGCCTTCTTCTCCGTTTGGGATCTTTCCTCCTCCTACTCAAGAGAACCGATCTAACTCCATCCGGTTTTCTTCTGGTCACAACAACCCCCAGTGGCTTGGGAATGTGCCAGCAATGGCTAACCAGCATCCATCTTCCTCCTCATATAGAGTGTTACGTGGGTGTAACACGTGCTACCAGAGTGTTCCTCATCAGTACAGAGAACCAGCTTCTTCTCATCAGATCTGGCCACCTTCCATTGTGCAACGACCACAGTGTCATCATCATCAGACACCAGTTTCTTCTTTCAACATGGATCAGTCAACGAGGCTTGGTCCCACCAATAACAATACGTGGAACCTCAACTTTGTTACCCCCAACGGGAAGCAAAGATGTGATGGTAATAGATCAATGGACGCTAATGAGAGCTCTATACCTGCATTGAATCTGCTCAGCCTTATGGATCCTAGGTTGAGATCATCAAACGCTCCCGTTGACCACCATGGGAACGCTAATTTCACTAGAAGGCACTTTCCACCGTCTAAGGAACGTATAGGGATTGAAACAGGGGACTCTAGTAAGACAGCTTACCCAAGTAAACAGTCTCCTTTCAATTTCTACAGCAACGGATACGCACCTGAGGCTTCCCGGAAGAGTTTCCCTATCGGTCCACCGCTTGGTACGTCGTCGTTTTCGTTTCAAAATGCACAAGCAGCAGCTCCATggagtcatcatcatcatcatcatcaagagCAGAAAAACAAGAGCAAAGACGCGGTGTTTCCTGGCAGCAATGACCAAGGGAGATTCCAGATTCTCAGGGGATCTAACTCCGTGAAGCTCCCTTTGAAGGAAATGAACCAAAAGAGGAGAGCAGAGAGCTCCAGTAACGCCTCTGCGTTGCCTCCTAAGAACAGTTCAGCGTCCTTTGTGTGCAGCGTGAATAGAAACCCTGCTGATTTCACCGTTGCTGAACCTGGGAATGTTTACATGTTAACGAGTGAGAATCTCAAGGTGGTAAGAAAACGTGCACCCTACAAGACAAAAGCAAGCTTGTGTAAGGAGGATGCAATGAAGCAGAGTAAGAAGACAGTTGGTCCAGTTACAGAAAATGCCTAA
- the LOC103855915 gene encoding aspartate aminotransferase 3, chloroplastic, whose amino-acid sequence MKTNDFSSSSSSSPSDRRIGALLRHLTAGTDADRVSSVFASPTSGGAGGSVFAHLVQAPEDAILGVTIAYNKDPSPIKLNLGVGAYRTEEGKPLVLNVVRKAEQQLINDRSRIKEYLPIVGLVEFNKLSAKLILGADSPAIRENRVTTVECLSGTGSLRVGGEFLARHYHQKTIYIPQPTWGNHPKIFTLAGLSVKTYRYYDPSTRGLNFQGLLEDLSAAPQGSIVLLHACAHNPTGVDPTLEQWEQIRKLMRSKGLMPFFDSAYQGFASGSLDTDAKPIRMFVADGGELLVAQSYAKNMGLYGERVGALSIVCKAADVAGRVESQLKLVIRPMYSNPPIHGASIVAVILRDRNLFNEWTLELKAMADRIISMRKQLFEALRARGTPGDWTHIIKQIGMFTFTGLNPAQVSYMTKEYHIYMTSDGRISMAGLSSKTVPHLADAIHAVVTKAL is encoded by the exons ATGAAAACTAACgacttctcttcttcatcttcgtcGTCGCCAAGCGATCGCAGGATCGGCGCTCTCCTCCGTCATCTCACCGCCGGGACAGATGCGGATCGCGTGAGCTCCGTTTTCGCTTCGCCCACGTCGGGAGGCGCGGGAGGTTCTGTTTTCGCTCATCTCGTTCAAGCTCCCGAGGATGCTATTCTCGGG GTGACAATTGCATATAACAAGGACCCCAGCCCAATTAAGCTTAATTTGGGAGTTGGTGCTTACCGAACTGAG GAGGGGAAACCTTTGGTTCTTAATGTTGTGAGGAAAGCTGAGCAGCAGCTTATCAATGACAG GTCACGGATCAAGGAGTATCTTCCCATTGTTGGATTGGTTGAGTTCAACAAGTTAAGCGCTAAGCTCATTTTAGGCGCTGACAG TCCTGCTATTCGGGAGAATCGTGTTACAACCGTGGAGTGTTTGTCTGGTACTGGTTCCCTGAGAGTTGGTGGGGAATTTTTGGCTAGGCATTATCATCAG aaaacaatttatattcCTCAGCCAACATGGGGAAACCATCCCAAAATTTTCACCCTCGCTGGCTTGTCAGTGAAAACTTACCGCTACTATGATCCATCAACACGTGGGTTGAACTTTCAAG GTTTATTAGAAGACCTTAGTGCTGCCCCACAGGGTTCGATAGTGCTTCTCCATGCCTGTGCTCATAACCCAACTGGTGTTGATCCAACCCTTGAACAATGGGAGCAAATCAGGAAGTTGATGCGTTCCAAAGGATTGATGCCATTCTTTGACAGTGCTTATCAG GGCTTTGCGAGTGGAAGTCTGGATACAGATGCGAAACCAATTAGGATGTTTGTTGCTGATGGAGGAGAATTGCTCGTTGCTCAGAGTTATGCAAAGAACATGGGACTCTATGGAGAACGAGTTGGAGCTCTCAGCATT GTATGCAAAGCAGCAGATGTGGCGGGCAGAGTTGAAAGCCAGCTGAAACTTGTAATAAGGCCAATGTACTCAAACCCTCCGATTCATGGTGCATCGATCGTGGCTGTAATCCTCCGTGACAGGAACTTGTTCAACGAATGGACTCTGGAACTGAAAGCCATGGCCGATCGTATCATCAGCATGAGGAAACAGCTTTTCGAGGCATTACGTGCTCGAG GCACGCCTGGAGACTGGACTCACATCATCAAACAGATCGGTATGTTTACCTTCACAGGGCTAAACCCAGCTCAAGTCTCCTACATGACTAAAGAGTACCACATCTACATGACATCCGACGGGAGGATAAGCATGGCTGGTCTGAGCTCGAAGACTGTACCGCACCTTGCAGACGCTATCCATGCCGTTGTCACCAAAGCCCTCTGA
- the LOC103855917 gene encoding protein EMBRYONIC FLOWER 1 isoform X2: protein MSSSIKINSISIDLAGAANEINMVKCDHFSIRGFVAETRERDHRKCWPFSEESVTLGNQQSYPLPSLSVPKFRWWRCMSCIKDINADGIKGLHANSTSISGEKLDETSSVIPSQGKLNPLTITDQERERDNDIAGSAVVENENVNCERSQKDDQTVAATTLVKKVHPPSMDASTVRNKIRKLASREQVGNKRSKVSNSSTDTSSWKEKQNVTTFASSEIAGVVDDTPPKAIKNRHKDDKVSSESINLGFQRRKTRKVRLLSELIVDPETKATGGSNNIRQEESSSSSKARGRKRKVPPENNYVSRKLSKGGATSDQGDSDSADSGFDRDLIKGKKKNRRFQVVDEFVPSLPSQEGVHENDAAGPSKSALSKDKDSVPQRAEKKLKKKKNKPAIKDNEKSSLISFSSINTSYQSPRDLMNEERVGNSLDDRLAAEGYFRKPIPPQVNDRPENAHVRQRDAEASSLQEFGSSSRPNTGGWLRTGVDAVDFSTNNNNNTDKGFADLFSVLQKEASGADRKGKTVMVQEHHEPLGSQSHDRNENTPEEANDDITLEIAELMAKNQYERCLPDKEDDVSNKQPPTQEETPHRSKNALLIDLNETYDNETSLEDNNNNTSRPQQKPLDFFPLRQPYVPSSPFGIFPPPTQENRSNSIRFSSGHNNPQWLGNVPAMANQHPSSSSYRVLRGCNTCYQSVPHQYREPASSHQIWPPSIVQRPQCHHHQTPVSSFNMDQSTRLGPTNNNTWNLNFVTPNGKQRCDGNRSMDANESSIPALNLLSLMDPRLRSSNAPVDHHGNANFTRRHFPPSKERIGIETGDSSKTAYPSKQSPFNFYSNGYAPEASRKSFPIGPPLGTSSFSFQNAQAAAPWSHHHHHHQEQKNKSKDAVFPGSNDQGRFQILRGSNSVKLPLKEMNQKRRAESSSNASALPPKNSSASFVCSVNRNPADFTVAEPGNVYMLTSENLKVVRKRAPYKTKASLCKEDAMKQSKKTVGPVTENA from the exons ATGAGTTCCTCCATTAAGATCAACTCGATATCAATAGATCTCGCAGGCGCTGCCAACGAGATTAATATGGTAAAATGTGATCACTTCTCCATACG TGGATTCGTAGCTGAAACGCGTGAGAGAGACCATAGAAAATGTTGGCCATTCTCAGAAGAAAGTGTTACTTTGGGGAATCAACAAAGCTATCCCCTTCCTTCTTTATCTGTTCCAAAGTTTAGATGGTGGCGTTGTATGAGCTGCATCAAAGATATCAATGCTGATGGGATAAAGG GACTGCATGCAAACTCAACAAGTATAAGCGGGGAAAAGCTAGATGAAACCTCTTCGGTTATCCCTAGTCAAGGCAAATTGAATCCACTAACTATCACCGATCAGGAGAGAGAAAGGGACAATGATATTGCAG GTAGTGCTGTTGTGGAGAATGAGAATGTAAACTGTGAAAGATCTCAGAAGGATGATCAGACAG TTGCAGCTACTACGTTAGTCAAGAAAGTTCATCCTCCATCTATGGATGCTTCTACTGTTAGAAACAAGATCAGAAAGCTTGCGAGTCGAGAACAAGTAGGCAACAAGAGATCTAAAGTAAGCAACTCATCAACGGATACTAGCAGCTGGAAAGAGAAACAAAACGTGACAACTTTTGCATCATCAGAGATAGCTGGTGTGGTTGATGATACACCACCTAAGGCAATCAAGAATCGTCATAAAGACGACAAGGTGTCATCAGAGAGTATAAATCTTGGGTTCCAGCGTAGGAAAACTCGCAAGGTTCGTCTACTCAGCGAGCTGATAGTTGACCCCGAGACCAAAGCTACTGGTGGTAGTAACAATATAAGACAAGaagagtcttcttcttcttcgaaggCTAGAGGTAGAAAAAGAAAGGTACCACCTGAAAACAACTATGTCAGCCGGAAACTAAGCAAAGGCGGCGCAACTTCTGATCAAGGTGATAGTGATTCAGCAGATAGTGGGTTTGACAGAGATCTTATTAAGGGTAAGAAGAAGAACAGAAGATTCCAGGTTGTTGACGAGTTTGTACCATCACTTCCTTCTCAAGAGGGAGTCCATGAGAATGATGCAGCAGGTCCTAGTAAGAGTGCTTTATCCAAGGATAAAGATTCGGTTCCTCAGAGAGCAGAGAAGAagctcaagaagaagaaaaacaagcCTGCAATAAAGGATAACGAGAAGAGTAGCCTGATCAGTTTTAGTTCCATAAATACAAGCTACCAATCTCCTAGAGATTTAATGAATGAAGAAAGGGTAGGTAATTCACTTGACGACCGTTTGGCTGCAGAAGGGTATTTCAGAAAACCTATCCCTCCTCAGGTTAATGATAGGCCGGAGAATGCACATGTGAGGCAAAGAGATGCAGAAGCAAGCAGTCTTCAAGAGTTTGGTTCCTCTTCTAGACCAAACACAGGTGGATGGTTGAGAACTGGAGTGGATGCTGTTGACTTCagcaccaacaacaacaacaatactGATAAAGGCTTTGCAGATCTATTTTCTGTGCTGCAAAAG GAAGCTTCTGGTGCAGACAGAAAGGGGAAGACAGTAATGGTCCAAGAACATCATGAACCACTCGGAAGCCAAAGCCATGATAGAAATGAGAACACACCTGAAGAGGCAAACGATGATATCACCTTGGAGATAGCCGAGCTCATGGCTAAAAACCAATACGAGAGGTGTCTTCCTGACAAAGAAGATGACGTAAGCAACAAGCAACCACCAACACAAGAAGAGACACCACACAGATCCAAGAACGCTCTCCTGATTGATCTTAACGAAACCTATGATAACGAGACCTCACTGGAggataacaacaacaacacatcaAGACCGCAGCAGAAACCTCTAGACTTCTTCCCATTAAGACAGCCTTACGTGCCTTCTTCTCCGTTTGGGATCTTTCCTCCTCCTACTCAAGAGAACCGATCTAACTCCATCCGGTTTTCTTCTGGTCACAACAACCCCCAGTGGCTTGGGAATGTGCCAGCAATGGCTAACCAGCATCCATCTTCCTCCTCATATAGAGTGTTACGTGGGTGTAACACGTGCTACCAGAGTGTTCCTCATCAGTACAGAGAACCAGCTTCTTCTCATCAGATCTGGCCACCTTCCATTGTGCAACGACCACAGTGTCATCATCATCAGACACCAGTTTCTTCTTTCAACATGGATCAGTCAACGAGGCTTGGTCCCACCAATAACAATACGTGGAACCTCAACTTTGTTACCCCCAACGGGAAGCAAAGATGTGATGGTAATAGATCAATGGACGCTAATGAGAGCTCTATACCTGCATTGAATCTGCTCAGCCTTATGGATCCTAGGTTGAGATCATCAAACGCTCCCGTTGACCACCATGGGAACGCTAATTTCACTAGAAGGCACTTTCCACCGTCTAAGGAACGTATAGGGATTGAAACAGGGGACTCTAGTAAGACAGCTTACCCAAGTAAACAGTCTCCTTTCAATTTCTACAGCAACGGATACGCACCTGAGGCTTCCCGGAAGAGTTTCCCTATCGGTCCACCGCTTGGTACGTCGTCGTTTTCGTTTCAAAATGCACAAGCAGCAGCTCCATggagtcatcatcatcatcatcatcaagagCAGAAAAACAAGAGCAAAGACGCGGTGTTTCCTGGCAGCAATGACCAAGGGAGATTCCAGATTCTCAGGGGATCTAACTCCGTGAAGCTCCCTTTGAAGGAAATGAACCAAAAGAGGAGAGCAGAGAGCTCCAGTAACGCCTCTGCGTTGCCTCCTAAGAACAGTTCAGCGTCCTTTGTGTGCAGCGTGAATAGAAACCCTGCTGATTTCACCGTTGCTGAACCTGGGAATGTTTACATGTTAACGAGTGAGAATCTCAAGGTGGTAAGAAAACGTGCACCCTACAAGACAAAAGCAAGCTTGTGTAAGGAGGATGCAATGAAGCAGAGTAAGAAGACAGTTGGTCCAGTTACAGAAAATGCCTAA